One segment of Oscillatoria sp. FACHB-1407 DNA contains the following:
- a CDS encoding cysteine hydrolase family protein, translated as MVDQSLKTLGVPPNAWAVNAAIADISRPPLEPKLVTLATETKTLRLDLAKTAMIVIDMQNDFCHPDGWLAHIGVDVTPARSPIQPLQGLLPVLRSHQVPIIWVNWGNRPDLLNISAALRHVYDPTGEGVGLGDPLPKNQAPVLTVGSWAAAVVDELEQKPEDIRVDKYRMSGFWDTPLDSILRNIGKTTLLFGGVNADQCVMATLQDANFLGYDCILVKDCSATTSPEFCWQATLYNVKQCFGFVTDTHALFDAIK; from the coding sequence ATGGTAGACCAATCCTTAAAAACGCTGGGTGTTCCCCCAAATGCATGGGCAGTTAATGCTGCGATCGCAGACATTAGCCGTCCACCTCTAGAGCCAAAACTGGTGACACTGGCAACAGAAACCAAAACACTGCGGCTCGACTTGGCGAAAACCGCGATGATTGTCATCGACATGCAAAATGACTTCTGCCATCCCGATGGCTGGTTAGCGCATATTGGGGTAGATGTGACTCCGGCTCGATCGCCCATTCAGCCGTTACAGGGTTTGTTACCTGTGTTGCGATCGCACCAGGTTCCCATCATTTGGGTGAATTGGGGCAACCGTCCCGATCTGCTCAACATCAGTGCGGCACTCCGTCACGTCTACGATCCCACAGGGGAAGGGGTTGGGTTGGGCGATCCCCTGCCAAAAAACCAGGCTCCCGTGCTCACAGTAGGCAGTTGGGCAGCGGCTGTGGTGGATGAGTTGGAGCAAAAACCCGAAGACATTCGCGTTGATAAGTACCGTATGAGTGGCTTTTGGGATACACCACTCGACAGTATTTTGCGGAATATCGGCAAAACAACTCTGCTCTTTGGTGGGGTCAATGCCGATCAGTGCGTTATGGCAACATTACAAGATGCCAACTTTTTGGGATATGACTGCATTTTGGTCAAAGATTGTAGTGCGACCACTTCGCCGGAGTTTTGCTGGCAAGCCACCCTCTACAACGTTAAACAATGCTTTGGTTTCGTGACCGATACTCACGCTCTCTTTGATGCCATTAAGTAG
- a CDS encoding cupin domain-containing protein yields MTTDSCVIPVIKTPTDYQAYRISPHDTNRLAIVFDPTIANMSLTYCVEIFDVGGKTPPNRHQLAVEMFFVLKGEGKATCDGKTVPIQAGDSILVPPTGIHEIENTGSGRLYALCLMVPNEDFAELIRSGTPVELDEEDMAVLRRSDALLPC; encoded by the coding sequence ATGACGACCGATAGTTGTGTGATTCCGGTAATCAAAACGCCAACGGACTATCAGGCTTATCGCATCAGTCCTCACGATACCAATCGATTGGCGATCGTCTTTGATCCAACCATTGCGAATATGTCGCTGACCTATTGCGTCGAAATTTTTGATGTGGGTGGAAAAACACCTCCCAATCGTCATCAACTGGCGGTCGAGATGTTTTTTGTGCTCAAGGGTGAGGGAAAAGCGACCTGCGACGGTAAAACGGTGCCGATTCAAGCTGGAGACAGCATTCTCGTGCCGCCAACTGGCATCCACGAAATCGAAAACACCGGGTCAGGGCGGTTGTATGCCCTCTGTTTGATGGTGCCCAACGAAGACTTTGCCGAACTGATCCGTAGTGGCACTCCGGTTGAGTTAGATGAAGAAGACATGGCTGTATTGCGGCGATCAGATGCGTTGTTGCCATGCTGA
- a CDS encoding CocE/NonD family hydrolase: MLTVRPKETVSMVTRDGVRLDADVYRPDTTDDLPVLLMRQPYGRAIASTVVYAHPIWYAAHGYIVVIQDVRGRGSSEGEFSLFAHEIEDGEDTVNWAANLPGSTGQVGMYGFSYQGMTQLYAAANKPIALKTICPSMIGYDLYADWAYEGGAFCYQLNLGWAIQLAAETARRQGNVEAYQRLYAASRNVAIHDPVCAQSELLKELAPDSFYHDWVTHPKPDDYWDQLSPCRYMQAVDMPMLHIGGWFDTYMRGTLHFYQEMADRSAFPQHLWVGPWAHLPWGRKVGAIDYGTEASNPIDRLQIRWFDQFLKGIDTGLLAEPPIHLFEMGSHQWRSFDRYPTNHAKSYYLVTTGLAAMGDREGFLVERTEPQSPLNPSQSFVDVFVHDPWRPMPSVGGHATMPAGSFERGAIDCRTDGVTYTSAPLSDPLHLVGSVKVEIDCMADAISFDLCAVVSEVKPNGSVFNISQGYLRVEADESGSIVFMGDRNDPTPHASPAAQWVHITLQPTCIQIPAGSAIRLTLSGACFPAYAVNPGDGSYPHQAQLINAKVITIGIVCEGSNPTTEGDRTASHRPSRLLLPVIPPVK; this comes from the coding sequence ATGCTGACGGTTCGCCCAAAAGAAACTGTTTCGATGGTGACGCGGGATGGGGTGCGTCTGGATGCGGATGTGTACCGCCCTGATACAACAGATGATCTGCCCGTCTTGTTGATGCGGCAACCCTATGGTCGGGCGATCGCCTCTACGGTGGTTTACGCCCATCCCATCTGGTATGCGGCTCATGGTTATATCGTGGTGATTCAAGACGTGCGGGGACGGGGTTCGTCCGAGGGGGAATTTAGCCTGTTTGCCCACGAAATTGAAGATGGCGAAGATACTGTGAACTGGGCAGCCAATCTCCCTGGCAGCACTGGACAGGTGGGCATGTATGGTTTTTCCTATCAAGGCATGACGCAACTCTATGCTGCTGCTAACAAACCGATCGCCCTGAAAACCATTTGCCCCAGCATGATCGGCTATGACCTGTATGCGGATTGGGCATACGAGGGAGGCGCGTTTTGCTATCAACTTAATCTGGGTTGGGCGATTCAACTGGCAGCCGAAACAGCCCGTCGGCAGGGCAACGTCGAAGCGTATCAGAGACTCTATGCCGCATCCCGAAACGTGGCAATTCATGATCCGGTTTGTGCTCAATCTGAACTACTAAAGGAACTTGCCCCCGACTCGTTTTATCACGATTGGGTTACTCATCCCAAACCCGATGACTATTGGGATCAACTATCGCCCTGTCGCTACATGCAAGCCGTCGATATGCCGATGTTACACATTGGTGGTTGGTTTGACACCTATATGCGAGGCACGCTGCATTTTTATCAAGAGATGGCGGATCGCAGTGCCTTTCCGCAGCATCTTTGGGTGGGTCCGTGGGCACACCTGCCCTGGGGGCGCAAAGTCGGGGCGATCGATTATGGCACCGAGGCATCTAACCCCATCGATCGCCTGCAAATTCGCTGGTTTGATCAATTCCTCAAAGGCATTGACACCGGGTTATTAGCAGAGCCTCCCATTCATCTGTTTGAGATGGGTAGCCATCAGTGGCGCAGCTTCGATCGCTATCCAACTAATCATGCGAAATCTTACTATTTGGTAACCACTGGACTCGCTGCAATGGGAGACAGAGAAGGCTTTTTAGTCGAGCGGACTGAACCTCAATCTCCATTGAATCCATCTCAGTCTTTTGTGGATGTGTTTGTTCATGACCCCTGGCGACCAATGCCCTCTGTAGGAGGTCATGCCACCATGCCTGCTGGCTCCTTTGAGCGAGGGGCGATCGATTGTCGCACCGATGGCGTGACCTACACGTCTGCACCGTTGAGCGATCCGCTGCATCTGGTTGGCAGTGTCAAAGTAGAGATAGATTGCATGGCAGATGCAATCAGCTTTGATCTATGTGCTGTCGTGTCAGAGGTCAAACCGAACGGCAGCGTTTTTAATATCAGTCAAGGCTATCTGCGAGTTGAGGCAGACGAATCCGGTTCGATTGTGTTTATGGGCGATCGCAATGACCCTACACCCCATGCCTCCCCTGCGGCTCAATGGGTACACATCACACTACAACCCACATGCATTCAAATCCCGGCGGGTAGCGCAATTCGGCTAACCCTGAGTGGGGCTTGTTTTCCAGCCTATGCGGTTAATCCTGGTGATGGCAGTTATCCCCATCAAGCTCAACTGATCAATGCAAAGGTGATTACCATCGGTATCGTCTGTGAAGGCAGTAATCCTACGACAGAAGGCGATCGCACAGCCTCCCATCGTCCCTCACGCCTGTTATTACCCGTCATTCCACCAGTTAAATAG
- a CDS encoding YkgJ family cysteine cluster protein: MCEMDEVQTLLHRLDERIESRVQAIRQERDWWPCRRGCDHCCHHLAHPLELSAAEWIRVDAAVAKLGTCEREIVEQKIDALLQQIGDRTLGSAVVCPYLNEQEGACRIYDSRPIACRTYGFFVARHDNQYCQQIETEITVRGEEAIVWGNAEAIRRDIEELSGAPIPFEVHYGDRTSRPVVTPLV, from the coding sequence ATGTGTGAGATGGACGAAGTACAGACGTTGTTACATCGCTTGGATGAACGCATCGAATCGAGAGTTCAAGCCATTCGCCAAGAGCGGGACTGGTGGCCCTGTCGGCGGGGGTGCGATCATTGTTGCCATCATCTTGCCCATCCCCTCGAACTCAGTGCAGCGGAATGGATCAGAGTGGATGCGGCAGTTGCAAAGCTTGGCACTTGCGAACGAGAGATCGTCGAGCAAAAAATTGATGCCCTGCTCCAACAGATTGGCGATCGCACACTGGGTTCAGCCGTTGTCTGTCCCTACCTGAATGAGCAGGAGGGAGCCTGCCGCATCTATGACTCCCGCCCGATCGCCTGTCGCACCTATGGCTTCTTTGTTGCCCGTCACGATAACCAATACTGTCAGCAGATTGAAACTGAAATCACGGTTCGTGGAGAAGAGGCGATCGTCTGGGGTAACGCAGAGGCAATTCGCCGTGACATCGAAGAATTGAGCGGTGCGCCCATTCCGTTTGAGGTGCACTATGGCGATCGCACTTCACGACCTGTTGTTACACCATTGGTATGA
- a CDS encoding DUF1517 domain-containing protein, translated as MGMIGKLRLVGATVLSFGLIHVGSAHLPTVVEGQMFGEQMTGDRALATTGGRARGGSFDEPAPAEPIPSDGGFYGDEGSGGGFYGGGDYTEPGLAPYQADPYNDPYGYPNRRSYRPRGGYYQQPPVFIPIPNSAPYGSPYSSPGFPSAGIGIPPIFFIGLVALFMLAPLLLRGSQFRTLSSRSPARSANGEFQNDILTVTRLQIALLAGARPLQSALEQIATHHNLDSKQGLSAMLQETVLALLRSPQYWSHVRVDSETVNSRQEASRLFEQLSIEERSKVGSETLVNVGGQVQRQTAQFTTEDNPDSGYIVVTLLLGTGGDRPLLQPIHSTTELQTALQRLGAIPPNELLVFELLWTPQDPRDVLSRDELVSEYPTMTQL; from the coding sequence ATGGGAATGATAGGGAAACTCCGGCTAGTAGGAGCCACGGTTCTCAGCTTTGGGCTGATTCACGTTGGTAGTGCTCATTTGCCGACTGTTGTAGAGGGTCAAATGTTTGGTGAGCAAATGACAGGCGATCGTGCCCTTGCCACCACTGGAGGACGTGCCAGAGGCGGATCATTTGATGAGCCTGCTCCTGCTGAACCCATTCCTAGTGATGGTGGGTTTTATGGGGACGAAGGCAGCGGAGGAGGCTTCTATGGTGGCGGAGACTATACCGAACCTGGCTTAGCCCCTTATCAAGCTGACCCTTACAACGATCCTTACGGGTATCCCAACAGACGCTCATATCGCCCGCGTGGCGGCTATTATCAGCAACCACCAGTCTTCATCCCCATTCCCAATAGTGCGCCCTACGGCTCACCCTATTCCAGTCCCGGCTTCCCCAGTGCTGGAATCGGCATTCCACCGATCTTTTTCATCGGGTTGGTTGCGCTCTTTATGTTGGCTCCCCTGCTTTTAAGAGGATCACAGTTTAGAACGTTGAGTAGTCGATCGCCCGCTCGATCTGCCAACGGAGAATTTCAGAATGACATTCTCACCGTGACTCGGCTCCAGATCGCTCTATTAGCCGGGGCACGTCCGCTCCAGTCGGCTCTAGAGCAAATTGCCACTCACCACAACCTGGACTCTAAACAGGGCTTGAGTGCGATGTTGCAAGAAACCGTGTTGGCATTGTTGCGATCGCCCCAATATTGGAGCCACGTCCGAGTTGATTCTGAAACGGTCAACAGTCGGCAAGAAGCGAGTCGGTTGTTTGAGCAACTCTCGATCGAGGAACGCAGTAAGGTTGGCTCTGAGACACTGGTCAACGTGGGTGGGCAGGTGCAGCGACAAACAGCGCAGTTCACAACGGAGGATAATCCTGACAGTGGATACATTGTCGTAACGTTGTTGCTGGGCACTGGAGGCGATCGCCCCTTGTTGCAACCCATTCACTCCACAACTGAACTGCAAACCGCTTTGCAAAGACTGGGAGCTATTCCCCCCAATGAACTGCTGGTCTTTGAACTGTTGTGGACACCTCAAGATCCTAGAGATGTGCTTTCGCGGGATGAATTGGTGAGTGAGTACCCCACGATGACCCAGTTGTAA
- a CDS encoding MBL fold metallo-hydrolase, protein MAHFTQRRPENVSGDFYVDSTCIDCDTCRWMAPEIFYEAGDQSAVHHQPSSEAERLRAMQALLACPTASIGTVEKPQDIKQAQQSFPIPITEDVYHCGYHAENSFGAASYLIQRPDGNVLVDSPRFAPPLVKRLEEMGGIRYLYLTHRDDVADHQKFHDHFGCDRILHKDEINRSTQSVEIQLSSIEPVQLEPDLLIIPVPGHTKGHTVLLYNNTVLFTGDHLAWSSELNHLYAFRRACWYSWTELVQSMRRLADYSFEWVLPGHGRRYQGDRQTMAEQMQKCLIWMEAQ, encoded by the coding sequence ATGGCACACTTCACTCAACGCCGCCCCGAAAACGTGAGTGGTGATTTCTACGTTGACTCGACTTGCATCGACTGTGATACCTGTCGGTGGATGGCTCCAGAAATTTTTTATGAAGCGGGTGATCAATCTGCCGTCCACCATCAACCGAGTAGCGAGGCAGAACGTCTGCGAGCCATGCAAGCCCTGCTCGCTTGCCCGACCGCATCCATCGGCACAGTGGAAAAACCGCAAGATATCAAACAAGCACAGCAGAGTTTCCCGATTCCCATTACTGAAGATGTGTATCACTGCGGCTATCACGCCGAAAATTCCTTTGGAGCGGCTAGCTATCTGATTCAACGACCCGACGGCAATGTGTTGGTCGATTCACCTCGGTTTGCTCCGCCTCTGGTGAAGCGGTTAGAGGAGATGGGTGGCATTCGATATCTCTATCTCACCCACCGGGACGATGTAGCGGATCATCAGAAGTTTCACGATCACTTTGGGTGCGATCGCATTCTCCACAAAGATGAGATTAACCGCTCCACTCAAAGTGTTGAGATTCAGCTATCGAGCATTGAACCCGTTCAACTCGAACCTGACTTGCTGATTATTCCCGTTCCGGGTCACACCAAAGGGCACACGGTCTTGTTGTATAACAACACGGTTTTGTTTACGGGAGATCACCTTGCCTGGTCGTCTGAACTCAACCACCTGTACGCCTTTCGCAGGGCTTGCTGGTACTCCTGGACAGAACTCGTTCAATCAATGAGACGACTGGCAGACTACTCCTTTGAGTGGGTGTTGCCGGGGCATGGTCGTCGTTATCAAGGCGATCGCCAAACGATGGCAGAGCAGATGCAGAAATGTCTGATCTGGATGGAGGCTCAATAG
- a CDS encoding DUF6803 family protein, which produces MERTAMDMTHYMELLAVNQPWNLLIFMAIPVILAETVAITELYILFRRSFKGTVRAINKVAGILAGFYFLVVFLHLFFKAVIPITTAGEWRTIIDVIAVGFYLLGVVPLLGIALLEIGAIWRRKSEEWKLGAHAIFVGLFLLVAHIAMIFGMLSPGLLSGSSPVHH; this is translated from the coding sequence TTGGAACGCACTGCCATGGATATGACCCACTACATGGAACTGCTTGCTGTGAATCAACCCTGGAATCTGTTGATTTTTATGGCAATTCCTGTGATCTTAGCGGAAACAGTTGCAATTACAGAACTTTACATCTTGTTCAGGCGCAGCTTTAAAGGCACTGTTAGAGCAATTAATAAAGTTGCTGGAATTCTCGCAGGTTTTTACTTTTTAGTTGTCTTTTTGCATCTCTTCTTCAAAGCGGTTATCCCAATTACAACTGCTGGCGAATGGAGAACCATTATTGATGTGATCGCCGTTGGCTTTTACTTGCTGGGCGTAGTGCCGCTGTTGGGCATTGCTTTACTGGAGATTGGGGCGATTTGGCGGCGCAAGAGTGAGGAATGGAAACTGGGTGCCCACGCGATCTTTGTTGGTCTTTTTCTGTTGGTAGCTCACATCGCCATGATTTTTGGTATGTTAAGCCCTGGGTTATTGTCGGGCAGTTCACCTGTGCATCACTGA
- a CDS encoding PCP reductase family protein has product MSFVFEPGSVDARSGTVEKLSCCDRRRMSSAVEWTPEAEARLKEIPFFVRPAARKKIEKLAQELGATQITVEVYEQAKQKFGS; this is encoded by the coding sequence GTGAGTTTTGTCTTTGAACCTGGGAGTGTTGATGCCAGGTCAGGTACAGTAGAGAAGTTGTCATGTTGCGATCGCCGTCGTATGAGTAGTGCTGTTGAATGGACGCCAGAAGCCGAAGCCCGTTTGAAGGAAATTCCTTTTTTTGTGCGTCCTGCTGCCCGTAAAAAAATTGAGAAATTGGCGCAGGAGCTAGGCGCAACTCAAATTACGGTTGAGGTCTATGAGCAAGCCAAACAAAAGTTTGGATCATAA
- a CDS encoding NADPH-dependent F420 reductase — MKIAVLGFGNVGQKLANLFHRAGHDIVIGLRSGSSQELPYPSASFKEAVSGADVVAIAIPFTAAIEVLPELADVTTGKIIIDSTNPLNADWSPKLLGQENSAAEEISRLLPDADVVKAFNTIFADVMDKPAIDGQAITAFIAGDNPEAKDKVIALARAIGYAPVDTGSLYTARYLESMAHLNIQIAVGQGGGTNAAFVYLQSKV, encoded by the coding sequence ATGAAGATTGCCGTATTGGGGTTTGGTAATGTTGGTCAAAAGTTGGCTAACCTGTTCCATCGGGCAGGACACGATATTGTGATTGGATTGCGTTCAGGGTCAAGCCAAGAGTTGCCCTATCCCTCTGCATCCTTCAAAGAAGCTGTTTCAGGTGCAGATGTCGTGGCGATCGCGATTCCATTTACAGCAGCGATCGAGGTGCTTCCCGAACTCGCTGACGTCACAACGGGAAAAATTATCATCGACAGCACGAATCCACTCAATGCAGACTGGTCGCCCAAACTACTGGGGCAGGAAAACTCCGCCGCTGAGGAAATCAGTCGTTTGCTGCCAGATGCTGACGTGGTGAAAGCGTTTAACACCATCTTTGCGGATGTCATGGATAAACCCGCGATTGATGGACAAGCAATCACTGCCTTTATTGCCGGAGATAACCCTGAAGCGAAAGACAAGGTCATCGCTCTAGCGCGTGCGATCGGCTATGCCCCTGTGGATACGGGATCTCTGTATACCGCTCGCTATCTTGAAAGCATGGCTCACCTGAATATCCAAATTGCAGTCGGTCAAGGTGGTGGCACAAATGCAGCCTTTGTTTATTTGCAATCCAAGGTGTAA
- a CDS encoding winged helix-turn-helix transcriptional regulator: MVSSQNLEVKPNVYAAICPSRDVLALIGEKWVSLIIGALDGRVLRFGELKRICEGISQKMLTQTLRKLERDGLVRRTVYAETLPIRADYELTELGNSLLPLVKAAKLWAEMNLHQIEKNRVSYDKRN, translated from the coding sequence ATGGTGAGCAGTCAAAATTTAGAAGTCAAACCCAATGTCTATGCGGCAATTTGCCCGTCTAGAGACGTTTTGGCGTTGATTGGGGAGAAGTGGGTTTCGCTGATTATTGGTGCGTTGGATGGCAGAGTGCTGCGGTTTGGCGAACTGAAACGAATTTGCGAAGGAATTTCACAAAAAATGCTGACCCAAACCTTGCGGAAGCTAGAGCGAGACGGATTGGTAAGACGAACGGTGTATGCAGAGACACTACCGATCAGAGCGGACTATGAATTGACTGAACTCGGTAACAGTTTGTTACCTCTTGTGAAAGCTGCAAAATTGTGGGCAGAAATGAACTTACATCAAATTGAAAAGAATCGAGTATCGTACGATAAAAGAAATTAA
- a CDS encoding sensor histidine kinase: MIQQSLGQRLSSLKVGQKIGLGYALALGIAVSGSIAGFGIGHYYQQQAATHEEHARNEVELLHRLQSRVLQTRTHQQQLIPLIPYPEKFQDEYTHLLNHKAETQDIWAELKRFVAVSPGMEDHTHQVVIPAFLQTYDEVPQHYSRELGRCIEQIRQLDLTSPAGIEQAQAIMLEFTNSDLALEFDGISDDLVDLIDHAYEELEEAELTQQQANEVAQTIVVTGIGFSVAIALLLAIVTSRAIAQPIQTLTNVARQSTEESNFNLQAVVEQDDEIGTLANAFNQLICSVQQLLKQQQTANEQLEIYSQTLESKVEERTQELNAKNSQLQQLVEELQHTQVQMVQSEKMSALGQMVAGVAHEINNPVNFIHGNLIYVQEYSQNLLDFVTLYQKHYPVPVSEIQTEAELLDIQFIQTDLPKMLDSMKIGTERIRQIVLSLRNFSRMDEADFKAVDIHEGIDSTLLILQHRLKDKPERPAIQVIRDYGNLPPVECYPGQLNQAFMNILANSIDALEEAYTKQTHEEKQQNPGQITIHTSAIDANWIKIVISDNGIGMPEHIHKRIFDPFFTTKAVGKGTGMGMPISYQIVTEKHSGKLDCFSTPGQGTEFVIQIPIWQQARVLAHPANSAKV; the protein is encoded by the coding sequence ATGATACAGCAGAGTTTAGGGCAACGGTTATCCAGTCTCAAAGTTGGGCAAAAGATTGGTCTGGGATACGCTCTTGCTCTGGGTATTGCTGTATCTGGCTCAATCGCTGGTTTTGGCATTGGACATTACTATCAACAACAAGCTGCAACGCACGAAGAACATGCTCGTAACGAGGTGGAGCTTTTGCATCGGCTACAATCTCGTGTTCTTCAGACGCGGACACATCAACAGCAACTCATTCCCCTCATTCCATATCCAGAAAAGTTTCAGGATGAATATACTCATCTGCTGAATCATAAAGCCGAGACTCAGGACATTTGGGCGGAATTGAAAAGATTTGTGGCAGTGTCTCCAGGCATGGAAGATCACACGCATCAAGTGGTCATTCCAGCCTTTTTACAAACCTATGATGAAGTCCCTCAACACTATTCACGGGAATTAGGACGCTGCATCGAACAGATACGCCAACTCGATCTCACATCGCCTGCTGGCATTGAGCAAGCCCAGGCAATCATGTTGGAGTTTACCAATAGTGATTTAGCCCTTGAATTCGACGGCATCTCTGATGATCTCGTGGATCTCATTGACCACGCTTATGAAGAATTGGAGGAAGCAGAACTCACACAACAACAGGCAAATGAAGTTGCACAGACCATCGTCGTTACAGGGATTGGGTTCTCTGTTGCGATCGCTCTTCTGTTGGCAATTGTGACCAGTCGGGCGATCGCTCAACCGATTCAGACGTTGACTAACGTTGCTCGGCAATCCACTGAAGAGTCGAATTTTAACCTGCAAGCCGTCGTTGAACAGGATGATGAAATCGGGACACTGGCTAATGCTTTCAATCAACTGATCTGCTCAGTTCAGCAACTTCTAAAACAACAGCAAACAGCGAACGAGCAACTTGAAATTTACAGCCAAACCCTAGAGTCTAAAGTTGAAGAAAGGACACAGGAACTCAACGCTAAAAATTCACAATTGCAACAACTGGTAGAAGAACTACAACACACTCAGGTGCAGATGGTGCAGAGTGAAAAGATGTCTGCATTGGGTCAAATGGTGGCAGGAGTAGCACACGAGATCAACAATCCAGTTAATTTCATTCACGGCAATCTGATCTACGTGCAGGAATACTCTCAGAATTTGCTAGACTTTGTGACGCTTTACCAGAAACACTATCCTGTGCCTGTATCTGAAATTCAAACAGAAGCAGAATTGTTAGACATCCAATTTATCCAGACCGATTTGCCTAAAATGCTTGATTCTATGAAGATTGGCACCGAGCGCATTCGCCAGATCGTTCTGTCGCTCCGCAACTTCTCACGCATGGATGAAGCGGATTTCAAAGCGGTTGATATTCACGAAGGTATCGACAGTACGTTGCTCATTTTGCAGCATCGTTTGAAAGACAAACCAGAACGCCCAGCCATCCAGGTTATCCGTGACTACGGCAATTTACCACCTGTGGAATGTTATCCTGGTCAACTCAATCAAGCGTTTATGAACATCCTGGCAAACTCCATTGACGCGCTGGAGGAAGCCTACACCAAACAGACGCATGAAGAGAAGCAGCAGAACCCTGGTCAAATTACCATTCACACATCGGCGATCGATGCAAATTGGATCAAGATTGTGATTTCTGATAACGGAATTGGAATGCCTGAGCACATTCATAAACGCATTTTTGACCCATTTTTCACAACAAAAGCAGTGGGTAAAGGAACCGGAATGGGAATGCCCATTAGTTACCAGATTGTTACTGAGAAACATAGCGGTAAATTAGATTGTTTCTCAACGCCTGGTCAAGGAACAGAGTTTGTCATCCAAATCCCGATTTGGCAGCAAGCGCGTGTCCTAGCCCATCCAGCTAACAGCGCGAAGGTGTAG
- a CDS encoding DUF1810 domain-containing protein, giving the protein MTGIAQSNDADGYDLNRFVQAQQNDYARALAEIKQGQKRSHWMWYVFPQFDGLGFSAMSQRYAIKSLAEAKAYLSHPILGARLIECVEAVLSVEGRSAYEIFGSPDDMKLKSCATLFAAVSPAGSVFEQLLDKFFGGDRDDKTLRLLGTASEET; this is encoded by the coding sequence ATGACGGGCATAGCACAATCAAACGATGCGGATGGTTACGACTTAAATCGCTTCGTGCAAGCGCAGCAGAACGACTACGCACGAGCACTAGCTGAAATTAAGCAGGGACAAAAGCGATCGCACTGGATGTGGTATGTTTTTCCGCAGTTTGATGGGTTGGGGTTTAGTGCCATGTCTCAGCGATATGCGATCAAGAGCCTTGCAGAAGCGAAGGCATACTTGAGTCATCCCATTTTGGGTGCACGGTTAATCGAATGTGTTGAAGCGGTCTTGAGTGTAGAGGGGCGATCGGCGTATGAGATCTTCGGTTCCCCTGACGACATGAAGTTGAAGTCTTGCGCGACACTGTTTGCGGCTGTGTCACCTGCCGGGTCAGTGTTTGAGCAACTGCTGGACAAGTTTTTTGGGGGCGATCGCGACGACAAGACGCTGCGCTTATTGGGCACTGCAAGTGAGGAAACTTAA
- a CDS encoding DUF2806 domain-containing protein: MSNGNSIINLGDISKPAVVLIEKISDAIGGYFKPYQIRQVARAEADAEKIKALAQIEITELQQRALHRFIFEEAKKQDNIEAITSKALPYLKEDACPNNVEDDWITNFFDKCRLISDEQMQALWAKLLAGEANSPGSYSKRTIDLLGSLDKTDASLFNTLCGFGWLIGNVVPLIYDDQASIYVDRGINFNTLEHLDDIGLISFASLSGYRRLRIPKHICIFYYGTPINIEFPGEQDNELETGKVLLTKAGQELAPFCGSEPVPDFLDYVLSKWRDKGFIVSSPYPRNLPTDKND, encoded by the coding sequence ATGAGCAACGGTAACTCCATCATTAATCTTGGAGATATTTCGAAACCTGCGGTTGTTTTAATTGAAAAAATATCAGATGCAATTGGGGGATATTTCAAACCCTATCAGATAAGGCAAGTTGCGCGTGCAGAGGCTGATGCTGAAAAAATAAAAGCTCTTGCTCAAATTGAGATAACTGAATTGCAACAGCGAGCTTTGCATAGATTCATCTTTGAAGAAGCAAAAAAGCAAGACAACATTGAAGCTATAACCTCTAAAGCTCTGCCTTACCTTAAAGAGGATGCATGCCCTAATAATGTTGAGGATGATTGGATCACAAATTTCTTTGATAAGTGTCGTCTTATATCAGACGAACAGATGCAAGCGTTGTGGGCAAAGCTGTTAGCTGGAGAAGCAAATTCTCCTGGTAGTTACTCAAAGCGTACGATTGACCTTTTGGGTTCACTTGATAAAACAGATGCATCGCTCTTTAACACTTTATGCGGATTTGGGTGGTTGATTGGTAACGTAGTTCCATTGATCTATGACGACCAAGCCTCAATTTATGTAGATCGTGGCATCAACTTCAATACCCTAGAACATTTGGATGACATTGGTTTAATTAGTTTCGCTTCTCTTAGTGGATACAGGCGACTGAGAATTCCAAAGCATATTTGTATCTTCTACTATGGAACGCCAATAAATATTGAATTTCCTGGTGAACAAGATAATGAGTTAGAAACGGGAAAGGTTCTACTAACGAAAGCAGGACAGGAACTTGCACCATTTTGTGGTTCTGAACCTGTGCCAGATTTCCTTGATTATGTTTTAAGTAAGTGGAGAGATAAGGGTTTTATTGTTTCATCTCCGTACCCACGGAATCTACCAACCGATAAGAATGACTAA